The Rosa rugosa chromosome 1, drRosRugo1.1, whole genome shotgun sequence genomic sequence AAACATAGTACCTGAACCAAGCTTACTGGAAGCTAAGATCTGTCCATTAATTAATTGATATGCCTTGGGTAGCTCGACAATAATTCCATCATATTTTACCTTGTTTCTGAAGTGCCAGATACACCATAGCACCACCACAAATGATGCAAGCCAAAGTTCACGTAGTTGGGGACTACGAGTAGCCAACCCATGATGCAATATGTCCACAAGAGAACCATGAAGCCCACCCAAATCAAACAACTCTGCCATACGCCGCCAAATTGTTATCGCGAAGGaacaagacaaaaaaatatgaTCAACGGACTCACCGTGACTTCTTTGTTTGGAGTttcttagatttttttttttttcgaaaagagaaaaaagattgCCAATTCGATGGGCGACAAGAAACATATTgttttccttttcaaaaaaaagaaacatattgTTTTCTATTGAGAAGTGTCGAACCACACTCTACGGTTTGGCATTTGAATACTACCCCTACCCCTAGTCCTATGATTATGACCTATATCAGTATTTTAAGACCTCAAAGTCTTGATTATACATTTTTTGATTATTAGTTATTTTAACTAggttttatatttatttaattaatttagatAATCATTTAATTACAACATGAATTAAAAATGCGTGGTTACTCTCTCTGAATAGGTTGCGGTTGTTGTCTTCCGAAGGCAGCTTTGAAAATTTAGCTAAAAGAAACGGTTTTAAAGAAAAAGCTGTGGTTGGTGCGATGGACTTGTGCCAAGCTAGGGTTAGATATGGATATGACAGTGGTGGCATTGTGTTGGTCAACTATGATGTGGTCGACGGTAGATCCGAATTGACAGGGGTATGGAGGTCGATGGGATCCTGAAGTGCTAGCTCAACTAACGGCGCAAGAGGTGCAACGCGATGATAGTAGACACATTTTTCTAGCGTTCTCGAGGGGAATTTGTAGCTATTTACTGATCTTCAGTAACAAATGGTTAGCAAAATGATACTCcataaaaaattgaattaagaCAGTGAATAGAAGATTAGTATCAGATCGATATTGCAGTCTCTTCTTCACTAATCTTCACTGTTGACAAAATAGATATTGTTACTGACCATCAGTAGCAAATACATTAAGATTAGTATATACTACATATTTGCATCCTCAATGACACAACATGAAATTGTTCATTGTACTATGGAAGAAACCCACAATAAAGTGAAATAAGCACCTTAATAACAAAGAAGAGAGATTCACTATTGCTATTGATCTTCAGTAACAAACGGTTAGTGAAATGATACTCCATAAGATTTTGTATATATGTTAAAATTTAGTTATTTTCTTGATGGGTTTTGACAAATTTTAACAGTTAACGCGAAACTtaatggtttggttttggttttagtATCCTCGACACGTTATGTTAAAGTTTTGTTATTGTGTTCCAAGATAAATATACGAAACAAACTTAACACGACACGACACGTTGTTTTGCCAAGTCTAATTGGAGATGCTCTTGTATTACTAAATTAAATGATTTTGAGTTATTCTgcaattttaattgtttaatttttaCTCACTACTTTGTCGACTTTTTACTAATCGATTGTTTTGACATCtaaacaattttttattttcttttatgtagagtgaaatccacactccccTTTTTACATTCTACACTCTCACTTCAACATTTATGTTTATTGCATGAAATTCCACTTATGGCGCAACAATTGTGCAATGTTTCTTTCTTCACTCTCCACTTGTGCCATAACTTCTTCGTGGTAAGTTTCGTCTTCTTTGAGATAGAAGACTAACAAATGACTCTGCCAAACTAGCTCGTGCAAATCAAAGTGGGTTTTTGGGTATAATGCGGACCTCAAAACTATTATTATCTCAagagtagaggtggcaaacgggccggcccgacccgacccggcccattttaagcggggcTAGACGTGCTccgtgccgtgcttgggccggcccatttattatcgtgccgagctcgtgccggcccatttacttaaacattaagcccggtccggcccatggcccgagcccatatcgtgccgggccgtgctcgtgcctacccactataaagcacgattttaaaatcttaatttgaacaaataaaaattaattttatttaattatttagaaaattaaaataaattaagttctacaacgtttttcttaatcttagctttttaagattagttttctaataattttttatattccactataagaaagaaagaaaaaaataactcaaaatatattgtttttagtatattattgtgagattatctttattataatgaagatttagtatcatattattctttccttcattctatagttgtattattatgagattagtctttattaataaacatatatttaataaacTACACTTTGTGTCGAATTTGAAACTTTCACTTGTggcgactctctctctccctttgaGAGAAACCCTAACTCGGCGGCGGCCAAAGTGCTAACCTCTCGTCCGGAGGCCACCTTGGCATCTTGGCTGGCCCTGGCCCTGGCCTTGCCGATGTCACGTggttttgctgccggacggggacTGAATAGGTCTATTCGGGTAGTCCCTTGTGATTGGGTTGCTCAAGCTTTCTGGCAGGTGCAGTTTGGCTTCGAGTTTCTGGCATGAGATCTCTGGGAGGTGACCGATCTCGTGTTGATGGAGGCTGGGATTGACGGCGCTATTCGAAATCGTTGGCGGTGTGGATCGGGGATGCTGAAATCGAGGCGGGTTCGTGGTGAAGCAACTTGTGGCGGCGTGGTTTGTCGTGATTTAGGTCGTGGCGGACTCGGGGCGGCAAGGTCATGGCGAAGCAGTCACAGGGGCGGAGCTGCGCTGGAGGGTTTGGTGGTCTGGAGGTGGAGGCTGGACCTGGGCCAAGCCAGGCCTGCTGGGCATTGAGTGGGCCTTCTTCTTGGGCTACTTTGGATTGCagaattttgggctagggtttttgccctaggcccatctctatgtttttagtttttgtctaattacaataatttccttgtatttagGAAGCTATGCACTTGTATGTGCTCTATGTACCTCTAGCGCCTTTGGgatagtaccaaaggaggattccCGCTACATCTACGTATTTGATGTCTAATAAGTGGACCTGTTTCTATATACCAAcgtgggtactaccacaacttcttgatctgtctggAAAGAAGGCAGCAtgagggtatgtaatggccacttTGGTTTGTGATGAATGAAATCGAAACCCGTTTTgggattgataaaaaaaaaaaaaacatatatttaatatttagaaaaaatacttatgtcaaaacaatgatataatgtcttatttcactattttgacaagataaaagaaaaaacattggtggaattgtcatgagattttaaataaagaggtctaatatttaaatctcatcattgtagttttttaatatttttaaaaacaaaatgaaattttgtgtttgtaacgggccggcccacaatatgtcgtgctcgggctgTGCCGGGCCAATGTGCcaatattcctaggcccaacccgacccattattctaacgtgctcgggtcgtgccgggccactgTTAAGCGTGCTGGGCCCGTACCGTGCCCGTGCTTAGcagcccgtttgccacctctactcaAGAGTGttgctattgggacctccaaatctgcttaattgacctcactctattatgaattattaaatgacatatataacctacaataaaatgactattaaggacaataattataccaaaaaatattacattaaTTTTctatagactttccaattcaataatattagattgcatttattattttccttatctattttcattttccaatttcactacatactcattaaagcattcatatatatttaataagaattaaaactatgattatgtgacataaaaatgtatgatatacatattgaacgcatattggtgagggaaaacaaaacaaatcatattatgacctaaatctaagtctgtccattatatttgcaaaaaaaaacaaacaaaaaacaaaaaacaaaaaatgagctagcaattaaaaaaataaacaaatatttaaataattaatcatgaggtacataaaataaacattaagaaaaaattattaatcttttttttttttgcagagctaaaacagaaaaaaaaaaagtaaaaaaaaaaaaccacaaaatagttcatgttattttcttgttgattagaaattaatttttaaaactcaataccttgtgtttaatttttttttattgaaaaaaatatttatgttgtctgattaaggaatggatATGTAGTTAAGATTTACAGAGTAATTAATCATTGAAttaactaagttttttttttaaagataatagtttgtttgcaaattatatatatatatatatatatatatttttttttttgaattggccCGATGGGCAATAATATCATTCATCACAAGCTAGAAtatgccgttacatacccttccgctgccatttaagAACATaggcagacaagaagatagtggtagtacccacagcggtacatagaaatagacctactcattgtacaatcaaatacgtagaggttgCGGAgatcctccattggtactacgccggaggcgctagagatctaggttcctaatacaagaaacattattgtaattagacaaaagctaaaaacatagggttgggccaagggcctaaaccctagTCCAAAATAGCAATGGACTAGGGCAGAACTCCAGCCCAACAGTTTGTGGCCCAATAGGGTAGTCCACCAAGAAATGCTCCAGGCCCATCAATCAGGCACGGTCCAGTCCACCATCTCCTCCCCTCACCCATCGTACATCACCGTCCGGCCAAGTTCTGGCCGACCCACGGCTCCAACCAGCGTCGCTTTGATCCGCCCCGCCACACCATCATCCCGGCGATCCAAAACAAGCCGCCGTGACGCATATCAGCACAGAACACAATCCGGATCCAGGCCTTGAAACCCCCTCCACCATCGATCAATATCCATGGCATCGCCGATCCCAGAACCCAGCAGCAAGGATCGCCGCCGGACCATAACGCACGAACGCCTCCTTCACCACCCTCCCAGTCGAACCTTTTGACAAAACCTGAGCAAATCCTCCGACCGAGTCCTACGGGCCTTagatctcccgtccggcagcaaaccccATGACGGCGGAGAGGCCGGATGCCAGCCCCGACGTCCGGGCGCCGCTGGACGAGAATAAGAATTCAGACGGACGTAGGCCTTAGGGTTTTCCCAAGGTGAGAGAGAAAACTTGAATGTATGATTAACTAATTGATTACTtgttgtttgcaaattatatgagtgaggttatttgaggaaattcagtgaggtttaatgagtaaatttaatatttgaaaatttgataggaggtgtaaaaaacaTAGgtggtcaagtgagtaaatttggaggttccaatagaaaaactcttatcTCAAACCTCCATgaattgtaacaaaaaaaaaaaaaacatccatCAATTTACTTTTGTCACCAAAGAAGTTAAAAACTTTTGATATTAGTACGAACAAACTTGCTTAAATTATAGCTGTTTATATGAAACCCATTCCTTGATTTCCTTTCTCAGTTGGTAATTTGGTATGCAATATGACATAAACCCAAAAAACCCAATTAAATTTTCAAATCACAAATTCAATCTTTCTTACTTTCAGCTAAATCTCAGTACAATCAGTAGTCTTTTAAAGTACTCAATGTCAAAGATTTGACTTCCTAGTTCAAAGTTAAATGAGCGATAGTCGACCtagtgctctgctagggtttatcgTTAGCTTTCCCCCTTCGACAAATTTCTCAGGATTTCAAGATCTTGATGGTCATGGCTATTGCTCGTCTGGTAGCTAATCGTTCctttcttgtttttgcttttgttttcttgctCGGAGAGCCGCCTTGGTGTGGGCTCCTTGTGGTTACTGATTGGAAGGGTAGTGTTGCTGTTTGGATGGCTGATCGGAGGCCGAGCTCTAACGGCGTGGATCTGGTTTGGCCTGAGTTGGATGGGCGCGTCTGGGTTTTGGATCGGGGTCGTCAGACTTCCGACGGTGATAGGGACTGTACAATCGATTTGGGTAGCCCTGGTGGTTCGCTGCAGCGTCGGGGTGTTGCAGGAGTGGGGTTGGCCCGACCAGTTCAGGGGAACGATCAAAGTTTGGAGGATCTTCAGGTTTTCCTAGGCGACTCCGATCGGGTTCAGTCCGCTCTAGGATCTGGTTTCTTCAATGCTTGCGAAGGCACCGGAATGGATCTGAAGTTGGTCCGAGGTGATCAGGAATGGGAGCGGATTTGGATGTCTTTCGATCCTGGAGATGGTACAGTATCGTCGGCGGTGAACCACGGTGACGAAGGCTATGGGGATGGAGGTTTCCAGGGGTTCCCCTCGACTGGTATCGGCGACGGCGCATATGGTGTTTGTTGGGTGGAAGAACACGTGTGGGCTCAAGGAACTAGGGCTGTGGTGTACCCTACTATTTGGGCCTGCTCTTGGTGCTGCTGGGCTTCCTGGGCCTTGACCTGGTTTGTGATCCTTAGGGTTGGGCACACTGGGCTAGGGTTTCAAGCGAGCTGAATTACCCTTTTGCTAGGGGGTTGGATGGATTGGGTCTCTATGGCCCATAGTgctgtttaatttttgttttgggtcGCAAGAACCAGTGCCTTAGTTGGAACCATTTTATGTAAgcttcgaggtttctaggtttttgttagaataaaagtgcgtgaatttactaaaaggtgggtgtactcgggattttttggggttttattcttctagaatagagGTTCaggaggttctaaggaacgattgctttctgtcgaccccataggggtgtttcatTTTTGTATTGCTTGCTGAACTTAATGAAATAGCTGACCtatttcgataaaaaaaaaagtactctTTTAAAACTCCAACTCAATCATGCAACTTGAACCCGGTAAACCCAATAGATGATATTGAAATTTACAAAGCTGAAACTAAAGAGAGGTTCTCTCTCTGCATGAGATTCGTTAAGAGATTTCacgacatttttttttataaactgTTCGGTCATTTTATTCGTTCTGTACATGGATCTCCATCTCAGCAGTGGGACCGACCAGCCTCACCAAAatctattttatttattattccTCTTTGTCCTTTTgagaacaaaaagaacaaaagaaaagattttAGCTTCTTCTTCGTCTCCAGGACACGCAGCAGAAACATGCATTCTGTTTAGTCTTAAACCCATCTCCACCTCTCCCTTGTTTAGCCTCTCCCTAAACCCTCACAACCATTTCTCTATATTCCATGGTCACAGTGCACCATTGTTTCCCACGCTTCTCTATATCTCTACTCCACACACCCGAATACCAACCCCAACCCAAGACGCCCACCAAGTGACTGATAAATGGCCTCAGAGAGACAAGAGCCCACCGCAAGAGAATTCGTCAAGGGAAAGTGGACACCGCGAGAAGATGAGAAACTAACCGAGGCTATTGCAGTTCATGGCGCAAAGAAGTGGAACTCATTAGCGTCTAAAGCAGGTCTGTGTTGTATGTATGTAACCCAATTCAAGAAGTACTTGATCACATTATGTACTTTATTTTTGGTCTAGAGAATAATGGGTTTTCGGTGCAGGGCTGAATCGGAATGGCAAGAGTTGCAGGCTGAGATGGGTGAACTATCTGAGACCCAACCTCAAGAGAGGCCACATGTCTGACCAGGAAGATGACTTGATTATTAGGCTGCATAAGCTTCTTGGAAATAGGTAAACTTCATACTCCAAATGACAAAGCTCAGTTCATTTCCTTGCTTCTGAAGTTGTTCATTATCAAATTGGGGTTTGCATTATCATTGTTATAAGCTGAAGTATGTGCAAAATTTCTTGTTTCTAAGGTGGTCTTTGATTGCGGGAAGATTACCGGGTCGAACTGACAATGAGATAAAGAACTACTGGAATACTCATTTGAGCAAGAAAATTAACCAGGAAGAGAAGCAAAGTAGCAATGGAGCTAATTCGACGATACAAATTCCCACAGTTGACGAGAAACCAAGTGTAGCAGATGATGATCGGAAGGTCCATGTAGAAATGAAGCAAGAGTGCTTATCATCAGGAGTGGGTACAAGTGCGGCTCTAATAAAGAAAGAGGTGATGATCGATCCTGAGGATTACTCCAACACTAACACTAACAATATTGATGTTGATGACTTCTTTAATCTCCTCGATGAAGAACCTTTGAGTTGGGAGGTTCCGCAAATTCCTTGAACTAGAAGATGCAAGGCTGCTCCACTGATGTTAAATATTTGATGAATCTAGTAGGTTTCATGTGAGTGCACTAATACTTTTGGATGCTCCTATAATCATGATTTTTGTAAATTATGTTTATCTAACAATCTATCATGAACGGAATGTCTACCAAATCACTTGACCATGATCTGCTATTAAGTGTCTATCCCTTGTATTACACTAGTAAAAATCAATGTATCTCCGGGGTGCTATTTTGATGTTATGGAGACGTGTGGCTCGCAGTTACTTTTTACTAATCTAAGATGCTGTAGAATTGTTTCAACTGATGTGGTTAATTTAGATTGTTCAAACAATGGTATATGGTTTTATAGATAACTATAATAACCTGATGAACCAGAACTGTATTGCAACTCGCAAGATATTGCTTCAAATCATTTCCAAGGTACTGATTGATGTATGGGACGATTGGAAAAGTGTTGACTGAGTTGGCTTGTGGAAAGGGTTAACTAGCTAGTAAGTAATGAactttggtttttggtttgtggCCAATAGTAATATAAACATTAACCTAATGAAACCTTAGAAATGTTTTCAATGAAGCATATATTAACAACTCACTAAGCATTGGATTGTGAGCTTCTGTGCAGTGACATCTCAGTTGATAGAAATTATTGCATCTTGAGCTCTGTGGAGAATCTATTGCTCGATCCGTTTTCAAAAGTAACTAAAAGCCATTGGCCAAAACAATTGTAGTTTCTGGGTGAGAAATACAGGGGAATACATATAAACGCAACTACAATCTCCTACAGCAACTACAATCTCCTACATTCCTGACCAAAACCTTCAAAAACTacaatcttcaatccttcatTGTTCTGCATGTCCAGAAAGCTCTTGAAGTTGAGCAATGGCTTCTCTTCGCCCGCTGAGATTTTGTTCTACCACTCCCCATTTTTTCAAGATCATTCTGGAGGACACTTCTCGACACAAACTTGTAAGTAcctctgtttctctcttcatgcGTGTATATCTTGCTAGTCCTTGCATATACCGGATCTTCTATTAGTTGAACTTGAAGCAAGAAACGATTGAGTTTCGATCCATTACTATGTTGGTATCATTTGAACTATATATGATTCGGTTTGGCTTTGGCTCATTTCCCTCTACTTTCCAATATGGATCTGTATGTGACATGTATGAGAAGGTTTCTTGGTGCAGTAATGCATAAACTTAGTTCAAGAATGTAACGAATGTAAATTGTTATTTTTGAAAGAGGGTTGCATGTGACTTGGTTTAGTTTGCAGTGTTAAATTTTTTGTCAATGCATGCTAATTAATAACATGTGACTTGGTTCTGTTGTGCAGAAAATTCCGAAGAAATTTGTGATGAAATATGGTAAAGATCTGTCAAATTCAGTATTTCTTAAGCTCCCAAGTCGTTCTGAATGGGAAGTAGAACTAACAAGATGCAAAGGTAAGGTTTGGTTTGAGAAGGGTTGGCCAGAGTTCTCTATGTTTTGTTCTCTAGACTACGGGAGCTTCGTGCTTTTTCGATATGAAGGGAATTCTCATTTTGATGTTTGCATATTTGATGTGAGTGCCACGGAGATTGATTATCCCATAACAATGCCCAAGATTGAAGAagctgatgaagatgatgacttATCTATTGAATCTTGGAGGGTTTTCAACCTAGTCCTAAAACAAGAAGGAAATGTCCATTAGCATGTCCTCCTTACAAGAAAATGAGAGCAAGTTTGAGCGGCAAAGCAGACGTGAGTTCTGAAATTGAGAACACTCAACCTTGTGACATGTTCGAAAAGCCAATCACAAACAAAGAGTCACATCGCAATAAAGTAGAAGTGGAAAATCTGGAAAATAAAGGTAGTATTTTACCTTATTTGCTGAATGTCATAACCATTGATAAGATACAGTGCTTTAACAGGTGTAGATGATATGTCGGTAGAGAAAGATGGCAGAGTCCCTGGAGGCTTATCTGGCACTCAAAGGTTCCTAAAGAAAACATCTCACAAGGTTGTTGGCAACGGCCGGTCTAGCTCTTCATAGAGCTTATGATTTCAAAACTGAAAACCCTTCATTCGTTGTTTCCCTGCAGCCCTCGGATATACAAAGTTCTTTGGTAAACATTTGTATTAAGAATGATTTGATACTTCCTCACTCTAAAATTAAGTAGAATCATAACTTATTGTTCTCTCAAAAAATTTCTAGTTCTATTTCATGATTTctactgttttttgttttcagtCTTTGCCATCGGAGTTTTCCAGAAGACATCTCATTAAGCAGCCTGCAAATAACATTACCCTTAGAGTTTTGGATGGAAGAATATGGTCTGTTGAATTCACATATACTAAAGAGAAAGCCCAATTCCAGGGTGGCTGGTTGACATTTGTGAAGGACAATAATTTGGAAGTTGGCGATGTGTGTGTCTTTGTCTTGATTAAGGACATCAAGCTTTTATTAGGTGTTTTCTTTTTCCGCACTTCAGAAGCTACAACTTGGTTCTTGTCTAATGGTAAGTAATTAGGGTACTTTTATTTTGTGAGTTTGAGCTCCATTAGGTCTGCATAACTTACACTCATTTTACTATTTTCTTTTATCTGTTGGGAGAAAAACCGGCAAAAGATTTCATTAACTTGTTTTACGTACATTGATTCAGTTTCCTTAACAACGCAGATTCAGCATTACCATTGTTGTAAATTTTAATGTCCTATCGGCTATAATCTTCAACAGGGGAAAATGGTTTTCGGACTGAAAGAGATGGTGGAAGCTCTTCTAGTTCTCAAACAATCCTAAAGCGAACACATGAGGTTGTTGCAAGGGTGAAGCCATTGACTGCAACTGAGAAAGCTAATGCCTTCAAATCTGATAAACCTTCTTTTAGGGTTGCCATGCATCCTTATTCTATCCATTATAATAATGTGGTAAACTTTCTATATACAGCTCAGCTATGCCGGCATGacatcttgtttttgttttttaactgcctttattttttttccttacagTATTTGCCAAGACATATCTTACGAAGCTGTCTTCTGGCGTAGCCATCCTTCAAGTTTCAGATGGAAGAACTTGGCCTGTTAACTTCAAGTTTGATCATGCAAACTCAAGGGCTCGACTCATGAAGGGTTGGTCACCTTTTGTGAGGGACAATAATTTGAAAGTCGGTGATGTGTGTATCTTTACACTGATTAACTGCACTGAATTAGTATTTGATGTTGTCTTTTCCCCCACTGAAGAGTCTGCAGAGCGCCCCTTGTCAACAGGTAAAATCTGTTGTTTGTGAACTTGTGCTCCTTTATCTCTGCACAACTTgcacattatttttttctttgtgatttGGGGCAGGCCATGGCAGAGGAGCAACTGTTCAAGTCCGAGAAATGAAACGCCCCCTAGTTGAAGTTGAATCCGAATGCGGCATGAATTGTGAAATTGGTACGTCTTGCTAGTTCACTTGAATGAGAAATTGCCAAgatcaattttatttatttaatttttttttatgagggGTTAACGAAAGTAATCAGACTAATATTATTTCTTAATTTGTGTAGGCAAGAACAAAATGTCAAATATTAGTGGGCAGGTTACTCAAAGGCCTTCTTCATCCTTGAGGACAGCAAGGGTTAATCTTGAAGCTGCAAGCAAGTTTTCATCAAAGAATCCCTTCTTCAAAGTCACCCTGGGGTCGGGCCATACTGTGGTATGGCAGTTGACAACATTAACCTTCGCTTCAAGTTCTATAGTTAATTGTTTTGGTTACTAACACATCCTCTTGTGCAGCATGTACCAGTTAACTTCGCTAGGAGTTTCATCAAACAGGAGAAGCAAACAGTGATGCTTCAGGTCAAAGATAGATAGTGGCCTGTgagtttgatttcttataagccATGTGCAACTTCTATCAGTCAGGGTTGGGCTGCATTTGCAAAGGAAAATTGTTTAAGAGAAGGAGACGTTTGCATATTTGAGCTCATTGAGATGAATGACATTGTACTGAAACGTCACATTTTTAGATGTTGATTAGGAAGGGAAAGTAATCGATGTCTTGAAAAGAGGCGTATGACGTCGAGGTCAATCATCACAGTTTGGTGTGGAGAAATATACCACTTTTGCTGTATTTATCTTTTCTGCTCTCtttctgttaatgttatgctaTTGCAATATTTCCAATCGTAAACTTTGTATTTTTGGTGGAAGACACTGTTTTTTTTGGTTCCTGAACGAACCAAGTTAATTATGACTAAAGTTACAATTATTAACCTAATAAACTTTGGTTTTTCGTTTGTTCAAGCATACCAACCATTTAACCTAATGAAATattataaataatataaatgaaACATTAACAATCAATGAGGCATTGGATTTTGAGCTTCTGTGCAGTGACTTTTCAGTTTATGGCAATGATGGCATCTTCAGCTCTGTGGTATCTATTGCTTGATTCATTTTCAAAAGTAACTAAAAGCTATTGGCCAACACAATTTTAGTTTCTAGCTGAGAACTTGGGAATACAAATTAATAAACGCATCCACAAGACCACAACCCTACCAGACCTAAGCTTTTGAAGTTGCTGCATGGCTTCTCTTCCCCTGCCTAGATTTTCTTCTACCACTCCCCATTTTTTCAGGATCATTCTGGAGGACACTTCTAGACACAAACTTGTAAGTACCTCTTTCTCGCTCTCTAATTTATGTTTTTACATATGCACGTATATCTTGCTAGTCCTCATTGCATATATGAATGTGCTAATAGTTGAATGTGAAGTGAGAAACGATGGAGTGTTGAACCATTGCTATGGGTGGTCATTAGAGCTAATTGGCTTTGCTCATTTACCTCTTCCAATATTGATTAGAATGTGATAT encodes the following:
- the LOC133731608 gene encoding B3 domain-containing protein REM9-like, encoding MSVEKDGRVPGGLSGTQRFLKKTSHKSLPSEFSRRHLIKQPANNITLRVLDGRIWSVEFTYTKEKAQFQGGWLTFVKDNNLEVGDVCVFVLIKDIKLLLGVFFFRTSEATTWFLSNVFAKTYLTKLSSGVAILQVSDGRTWPVNFKFDHANSRARLMKGWSPFVRDNNLKVGDVCIFTLINCTELVFDVVFSPTEESAERPLSTGHGRGATVQVREMKRPLVEVESECGMNCEIGKNKMSNISGQVTQRPSSSLRTARVNLEAASKFSSKNPFFKVTLGSGHTVHVPVNFARSFIKQEKQTVMLQVKDR
- the LOC133725725 gene encoding transcription factor MYB82-like; this translates as MASERQEPTAREFVKGKWTPREDEKLTEAIAVHGAKKWNSLASKAGLNRNGKSCRLRWVNYLRPNLKRGHMSDQEDDLIIRLHKLLGNRWSLIAGRLPGRTDNEIKNYWNTHLSKKINQEEKQSSNGANSTIQIPTVDEKPSVADDDRKVHVEMKQECLSSGVGTSAALIKKEVMIDPEDYSNTNTNNIDVDDFFNLLDEEPLSWEVPQIP